The sequence GCCATGCGATCGTGCATGGGCTGCTCGCGCCGCGCACGTGCGAAGCGCTCGCCGCGCTCTACGCGCGCGACGCGCTGTTCCGCAGTCGCGTGACGATGGCACGCCACGGGTTCGGCCGCGGCGAATACCAGTATTTCGGCTACCCGCTGCCGCGCGCGGTCCACGCGCTGCGCACCGCGCTGTACCCGCACCTCGCGCCGATCGCGAACCGCTGGCATGCGCAGATGCGCATCGACGCGCGGTTTCCCGCCGAGCACGCGCACTTCATCGAGCGTTGCCGCGCAGCCGGACAACTGCGTCCGACACCGCTGCTGCTGCGCTATCGCGAAGGCGACTACAACTGCCTGCATCAGGATCTGTATGGCGAGCACGTATTCCCGCTGCAGGCGGCGGTTCTGCTCTCGAAGCCGGGCGCCGATTTCGCGGGCGGCGAATTCGTGATCACCGAGCAACGGCCGCGCATGCA is a genomic window of Burkholderia mallei ATCC 23344 containing:
- a CDS encoding 2OG-Fe(II) oxygenase encodes the protein MNTLSEPRAPAARAHDETASGAAREAALARRIDALPWASIERDLERDGHAIVHGLLAPRTCEALAALYARDALFRSRVTMARHGFGRGEYQYFGYPLPRAVHALRTALYPHLAPIANRWHAQMRIDARFPAEHAHFIERCRAAGQLRPTPLLLRYREGDYNCLHQDLYGEHVFPLQAAVLLSKPGADFAGGEFVITEQRPRMQSRADVVPLEQGDAVVFAVHHRPVQGARGVYRVNLRHGVSRVRSGQRHTLGIIFHDAP